One Weissella coleopterorum DNA segment encodes these proteins:
- a CDS encoding thiolase family protein, whose protein sequence is MERVYIVGAKRTPIGKFGSVFAPLTASDLGSFAIKGALEQSGLAPDQISQVLMGNVVQAGQGQNPARQAALKAGLPIQVPAITINDVCGSGLSSINMAAALIQAKQADVIVAGGMESMSNSPYVLDQARFGARLGDGKMVDALLSDALTDAQGGFHMGITAENIADKYHITRERMDQFSYESHQKAIAAIDRQKFDDELVSVPMVDRKGQTYTIAQDEAPRRDTSIEKLAKLPTVYKTDGAVTAGNASGLNDGAAAVVLVSESKLHELGLKPLAQWQGASLVGLEPELMGIGSYYAVEKLFRDYPYFKQADVDYFELNEAFAAQSLACNQLLNIDANKVNPNGGAIALGHPVGASGSRILVTLIYELMHADKHVGVAALCVGGGMGVAGLITR, encoded by the coding sequence ATGGAGCGAGTTTATATTGTTGGGGCTAAGCGAACCCCCATTGGAAAGTTTGGTAGTGTCTTTGCGCCTTTAACCGCCTCGGATTTAGGGTCATTCGCAATTAAAGGAGCCCTAGAACAGTCTGGGCTAGCACCTGATCAAATTAGTCAGGTCTTGATGGGAAATGTTGTACAAGCTGGTCAGGGTCAAAATCCGGCGCGCCAAGCGGCGTTAAAAGCAGGGCTACCGATTCAAGTGCCAGCCATAACGATTAACGATGTATGTGGTTCAGGGTTATCTAGCATTAATATGGCGGCAGCTTTAATTCAGGCCAAGCAGGCAGATGTCATCGTTGCGGGAGGAATGGAGAGTATGTCTAATTCACCCTACGTTTTGGATCAAGCTCGTTTTGGCGCACGGTTAGGGGATGGCAAGATGGTAGATGCCTTATTGTCAGACGCGCTTACTGATGCGCAGGGCGGCTTTCATATGGGAATTACTGCTGAGAATATCGCTGACAAATATCATATTACTCGTGAGCGCATGGATCAGTTCAGCTATGAAAGTCACCAAAAGGCGATTGCCGCGATAGACCGACAAAAGTTTGATGATGAGTTGGTATCTGTGCCAATGGTTGATCGAAAAGGCCAAACTTATACTATCGCACAAGATGAGGCTCCACGGCGAGACACGTCGATTGAAAAATTGGCAAAGTTACCTACCGTTTATAAAACGGATGGAGCGGTCACCGCAGGTAATGCTTCGGGGCTTAATGATGGGGCGGCTGCCGTGGTATTAGTTAGTGAAAGTAAACTACACGAATTAGGGTTAAAGCCCTTGGCTCAATGGCAAGGAGCATCATTGGTTGGACTCGAGCCTGAACTCATGGGGATTGGTTCTTACTATGCGGTTGAAAAGTTATTCCGTGATTATCCGTATTTTAAGCAAGCGGATGTTGATTATTTTGAATTAAATGAAGCCTTTGCTGCCCAATCTTTAGCCTGTAATCAACTCTTGAATATCGATGCAAATAAAGTCAATCCAAATGGCGGAGCGATTGCTCTTGGACATCCAGTCGGAGCTTCTGGCAGTCGAATATTAGTCACATTGATCTATGAATTAATGCATGCTGATAAGCATGTTGGGGTAGCTGCCCTTTGTGTTGGTGGTGGGATGGGTGTTGCAGGACTGATCACGCGATAA
- a CDS encoding EAL domain-containing protein, whose translation MGQKIVNLAKDQYDEYELLLRSHSVPGFPGALYEEATNTEEHHRNYLDFLAQALPQILEMNPNSSFSFNLDQQELEYAGTYQLLNLIKPDLRDRLIIEITENPATDRKYEYSTAINVEAFKAIHELGYKIALDDMEQGNNSIGNFLLVKDYLTRIKWSLVHVRNILDDEQVTLMIQLLNTITIDNHLDLVIEGIEKEDLSDWLKNHNITIQQGYLFAKPSDILPIPLLIDERKKIID comes from the coding sequence ATGGGTCAGAAGATCGTTAATTTAGCAAAAGATCAATATGATGAATATGAGTTATTGCTAAGAAGTCATAGTGTGCCTGGTTTTCCAGGGGCCTTATATGAAGAAGCAACTAACACTGAGGAACATCATCGAAACTATTTGGACTTTTTAGCCCAAGCATTGCCTCAGATTCTTGAAATGAATCCCAACAGTAGTTTTTCGTTTAATCTAGATCAACAGGAACTTGAATATGCGGGAACATATCAATTATTGAACTTGATTAAACCTGATTTGCGCGACCGCTTGATTATTGAAATTACCGAAAATCCAGCGACGGATCGAAAGTATGAATATTCAACTGCCATTAACGTGGAAGCCTTCAAGGCCATTCATGAACTAGGTTATAAAATAGCTTTAGACGACATGGAACAGGGTAACAATTCAATTGGTAATTTTTTGTTAGTTAAAGACTATTTAACACGAATTAAATGGTCATTAGTGCATGTGCGAAATATTTTGGATGATGAACAAGTGACTCTAATGATTCAATTGCTAAATACCATAACGATTGATAATCATTTAGATCTTGTAATTGAAGGAATTGAAAAAGAAGACTTATCAGATTGGTTGAAAAATCATAATATTACGATTCAACAGGGATATCTTTTTGCTAAGCCAAGTGACATTCTACCAATTCCATTATTGATTGATGAACGGAAAAAAATTATTGATTAA
- a CDS encoding GGDEF domain-containing protein encodes MIIFLNQLWSAIGHVFTYYTLHDFLIVLGLLAVDFILVLSLRSHLQDPAKKRILHLIGGFIPILTIIIFQTYLIIMSGGKLLLSQTNLQLVILYYFILMLDNKTQIILESLLALGMLGYFLTQQSISSVQLGLGILGLIIVVLSSYYINANRKKILNNMYLYVFWMIIWGSSWWLILILGVHNGAIYQYLALLIKFIVLMTIVHYLNHFVRSALDRYLRIEDSSKKDFLTGIWNREAFNQESEKSFQLFQLNQRPFYFLMFDIDNFKAFNDTYGHTTGDNVLKSVTAQVQLTLENTSLESNFYRLGGEEFGIIINNATTLEVTSLSKVLAKNVKRHPIVYDGQTLTLTISMGITVIKAADLEFDTIYQRADDALYYSKEHGKSAITIEDQLIEIK; translated from the coding sequence ATGATAATTTTTTTGAATCAATTATGGTCGGCGATCGGTCATGTCTTTACCTACTATACGTTACATGATTTTTTAATCGTATTGGGTCTTTTAGCGGTTGACTTTATTTTAGTTTTATCATTACGAAGCCATTTGCAGGACCCTGCAAAAAAAAGAATACTACATTTGATTGGCGGTTTTATTCCGATTTTAACGATCATCATCTTTCAGACCTATCTGATTATCATGAGTGGTGGCAAATTACTCCTATCACAGACTAATTTACAATTAGTGATACTGTATTATTTTATTTTAATGTTAGATAATAAAACGCAAATAATTTTAGAGTCTTTATTAGCATTGGGTATGCTGGGTTATTTTTTAACCCAGCAGAGCATTAGTTCTGTCCAATTGGGGTTAGGAATTTTGGGGTTAATCATTGTAGTTTTGAGTAGTTATTATATTAATGCTAACCGGAAAAAAATATTAAATAATATGTATCTTTATGTTTTTTGGATGATTATTTGGGGTAGTTCCTGGTGGTTGATTCTAATTTTGGGTGTGCATAATGGCGCAATTTATCAATACTTGGCCTTGTTAATTAAGTTTATTGTTTTAATGACAATCGTGCATTATCTAAATCACTTTGTACGATCCGCCTTAGACCGGTATTTGAGAATTGAAGATTCATCGAAGAAAGATTTTTTAACTGGAATTTGGAATCGAGAAGCTTTTAATCAAGAAAGTGAAAAATCCTTTCAGTTATTTCAATTGAATCAACGGCCATTCTATTTTCTGATGTTTGATATTGATAATTTTAAAGCGTTCAACGATACTTATGGTCATACGACGGGCGATAATGTGTTAAAGTCGGTAACGGCACAAGTTCAATTAACTTTAGAAAATACCAGCTTGGAAAGTAATTTTTATCGACTAGGTGGTGAAGAATTTGGTATTATTATTAATAATGCGACGACGCTAGAAGTGACTTCATTATCAAAGGTATTGGCTAAGAATGTGAAACGTCATCCGATAGTATATGATGGACAGACTTTAACATTAACGATTTCGATGGGAATTACAGTTATTAAAGCTGCAGATCTAGAATTTGATACGATTTACCAACGAGCAGATGATGCGTTATATTATTCAAAGGAACATGGTAAGAGTGCAATTACGATTGAGGATCAATTAATTGAAATTAAATAA
- a CDS encoding IS3 family transposase (programmed frameshift), protein MVIKYSNDFKESIVSLHKVGRSANSLAKEYNVSVSTVSKWVNQADPNNTKVLSANERALIKENKQLKEELDIFKTSSGAYGEKLIIKGRIPTLKIINDNLQVGHRITKILNVLRIPRSTYYGYIHWKPGKTLLRRNFIKQKVLDAWLKYPMYGYPRLTILLNRQLKIKISQRMVYKQMYALKIRSRMTKRINKPKTHTEYDQRPNLIKGLPDQSNILLTDITYIPVKNTWVYLASVYNPVTRRVISYKVGSHMTKELATDVINQVAVKSVKPSIIHSDMGSQYTSDLFESTLTRFGIKHSYSRKGQPGDNARIESFHSILKREYINFQEFKTINEAIAGIDSYIRWYNSDRISLVA, encoded by the exons ATGGTTATCAAATATTCAAATGACTTTAAAGAATCGATCGTAAGCTTGCATAAAGTTGGTCGTTCAGCTAATTCATTAGCAAAAGAATACAACGTTAGTGTTTCAACGGTTTCTAAATGGGTTAATCAAGCCGATCCTAACAATACGAAAGTATTGTCAGCAAATGAAAGGGCATTGATTAAAGAAAATAAACAACTAAAAGAAGAACTTGATATTT TTAAAACGAGCAGCGGTGCTTATGGCGAAAAATTGATCATCAAAGGACGTATTCCTACCTTAAAAATTATTAATGACAATCTACAGGTTGGGCACCGCATTACTAAAATTTTGAACGTCCTCAGAATTCCACGATCGACTTATTATGGCTATATACATTGGAAGCCTGGTAAAACCCTTCTTCGTCGCAATTTCATTAAGCAAAAGGTATTAGATGCATGGTTAAAATATCCTATGTATGGATACCCGCGATTAACAATTTTATTAAATCGTCAGTTAAAAATTAAAATTAGCCAGCGTATGGTTTATAAACAGATGTACGCTTTAAAAATTAGGTCTAGGATGACTAAACGAATTAATAAGCCTAAAACACATACTGAATATGATCAACGACCAAATCTAATTAAAGGATTACCTGATCAATCCAATATTCTTTTAACAGATATTACGTATATTCCCGTTAAAAATACTTGGGTTTATCTAGCTAGTGTGTACAATCCCGTAACCCGGCGGGTTATTTCTTATAAAGTTGGAAGTCATATGACTAAGGAATTAGCAACCGACGTCATTAATCAAGTCGCAGTAAAGTCTGTTAAACCAAGCATTATTCATAGCGATATGGGGAGTCAGTATACAAGCGATTTATTTGAAAGTACTTTAACTCGTTTTGGGATTAAGCATTCTTATTCTCGTAAAGGACAACCTGGTGATAACGCAAGAATTGAGAGCTTTCACTCAATTTTGAAGCGTGAATACATTAATTTTCAAGAATTTAAGACAATTAATGAAGCAATAGCTGGCATTGATAGCTATATTCGCTGGTATAACAGTGATCGAATTTCCCTTGTAGCGTAG
- a CDS encoding helix-turn-helix domain-containing protein, producing the protein MLEEFSTHFAADIYSNDIHHQGAILQIISDYPRGLDVTSIQEYFPLSRRTIYKYIEEINAVATLAEENKTDENIDYGEIKKENNLYYFTGNRISFQHIYSKIIDESVALIICKQLLVTREINVKQFCYDHYISETALRRNIVKFNNYMEKYGLSILIAKGFLSLHGTAPKIRFGLATFLWRNYRGLQWPFPNVSQKSMRNLALRIGTIYSIDFNQGKLMELMYILGTNFSQISVNNFISPGDISQEMLDLLILDDRDQEFYDYLTNFFGLNDTELSFIVLWFKSMSDAYSTSNRAQIIYEKLKKLNHSFYKKNVKYIMAVESRTNTKIDFSTPTGELFLATIIAGQFHLNLFHDLSFTIANIDMDHFGGNIEIGLFEGIKNITLPNNTELDPGELNTAIMFNAMAFMLIFPHHYFDPQINILIKMDAPAYAEQIFTLHLREILDPYFNVAIFNQKTSNHVQPDLLVSTALFLDESIDQKYQIFVNPQLNSSDRTNLHKIVTMITAEKRAEK; encoded by the coding sequence ATGCTTGAAGAGTTTAGCACACATTTTGCGGCTGATATTTATAGTAACGATATTCATCATCAGGGCGCCATTCTTCAAATTATCTCAGACTACCCACGTGGTCTTGATGTAACTTCAATTCAAGAATATTTTCCGTTAAGTCGCCGGACCATATATAAATATATTGAAGAAATAAATGCAGTTGCCACCTTGGCTGAAGAAAATAAAACTGATGAAAATATTGATTATGGCGAAATAAAAAAAGAAAACAATTTATACTACTTCACAGGTAATCGCATCTCTTTTCAACATATTTACAGCAAAATTATTGATGAATCAGTAGCATTAATCATTTGTAAACAATTATTAGTGACACGAGAAATCAATGTCAAACAATTTTGTTATGACCACTATATTAGTGAAACTGCTCTGCGTCGGAACATCGTTAAATTCAATAATTATATGGAGAAGTACGGTCTCTCGATTTTAATTGCCAAAGGCTTTCTATCATTGCATGGAACAGCACCCAAAATTCGTTTTGGTTTAGCTACTTTTTTATGGCGGAATTATCGTGGCCTACAGTGGCCTTTCCCTAACGTTTCTCAAAAAAGCATGCGTAATTTAGCTTTACGCATTGGAACCATTTATTCAATTGATTTTAATCAAGGTAAGTTAATGGAACTCATGTACATCTTAGGCACCAACTTCTCTCAAATCTCAGTTAATAATTTTATTAGCCCAGGTGATATTAGTCAGGAGATGCTAGACCTACTCATTTTAGATGATCGTGATCAAGAATTTTATGATTATCTCACCAATTTTTTTGGGTTAAACGATACGGAACTATCTTTTATTGTTCTTTGGTTTAAATCAATGAGTGATGCCTATTCCACTAGTAACCGCGCCCAGATTATTTATGAAAAACTCAAAAAATTGAACCATTCTTTTTACAAAAAGAATGTCAAGTATATCATGGCTGTTGAGAGTCGGACTAATACCAAAATTGATTTTAGTACCCCAACCGGGGAACTATTTCTCGCTACCATTATTGCCGGACAGTTCCATTTGAATTTATTCCACGATTTGAGTTTTACCATTGCAAATATTGATATGGATCACTTTGGTGGTAATATTGAAATTGGATTATTCGAAGGAATTAAAAATATCACCTTACCCAACAACACTGAACTTGATCCTGGCGAATTAAATACTGCAATCATGTTCAATGCAATGGCTTTTATGCTTATCTTCCCACACCATTATTTTGATCCCCAAATTAATATTTTAATTAAGATGGACGCTCCGGCTTATGCGGAACAAATTTTCACATTACACCTGAGAGAAATTTTAGATCCATATTTTAATGTTGCGATCTTTAATCAAAAAACTTCAAATCACGTGCAACCTGATCTATTAGTTAGTACCGCTCTCTTTCTGGATGAGTCTATTGATCAAAAATATCAAATTTTTGTCAATCCACAATTAAATTCCAGTGATCGTACCAATTTACATAAAATTGTAACCATGATTACTGCAGAAAAAAGAGCAGAAAAATAA
- a CDS encoding winged helix-turn-helix transcriptional regulator produces the protein MSEKIYNIGVEATIEIIGGKWKPIILCHLRHQPMRSSELLKVIPNISQKVLTTQLRELEKNEIINRKIFPELPPHVEYSLSEYGQSLNQLLDLLCTWGEVNIDRRSTRGEAVTVLNRDNLA, from the coding sequence ATGTCTGAAAAAATTTATAACATTGGGGTTGAAGCCACGATTGAAATCATTGGAGGAAAATGGAAGCCCATTATTCTCTGCCATTTACGTCACCAACCCATGCGCAGCAGTGAACTCTTAAAGGTTATTCCCAATATTTCGCAGAAAGTTTTAACCACCCAATTACGTGAGTTAGAAAAAAACGAGATTATTAACCGGAAGATTTTTCCAGAACTTCCCCCACATGTTGAGTACTCCCTCTCAGAATATGGTCAATCATTAAACCAATTACTTGATCTTTTATGTACTTGGGGAGAAGTTAACATTGACCGTCGTTCAACGCGTGGTGAAGCTGTGACCGTATTAAATCGAGATAATTTAGCCTAG
- a CDS encoding EAL domain-containing protein: MIGVWYVQMNDFYFMGQKIVNLLKSEDPEYELLLRSHSVPGFPEKEYVSYMVSEDKHLEYLDFLERELIHILELNPGQHFSLNLDQQELEYDATLEFLCKIDVKLRVNLTIEITELPPLKRHKDYPMTINVDAIRDINLLGYRVSLDDVTQGNNSIGNILLVMPYIHQIKWSYVHVLNRIPNASIEGLIQFLNKLSHQFDLELVIEGIEASEISDWLVKNNITNQQGFLFAKPAGVAPIKLI, from the coding sequence ATGATTGGAGTTTGGTACGTACAGATGAATGATTTTTATTTTATGGGTCAAAAAATAGTGAATTTATTAAAATCTGAAGATCCTGAATACGAATTATTACTACGTAGTCATAGTGTTCCTGGTTTTCCGGAAAAAGAATATGTTTCATATATGGTTTCAGAGGACAAACATCTTGAGTATCTAGATTTTTTGGAGCGTGAATTAATTCATATTCTAGAATTGAATCCAGGGCAACACTTCAGCTTAAACCTCGATCAACAAGAACTAGAGTATGATGCAACTTTAGAATTTTTATGTAAAATTGATGTAAAGTTGCGTGTAAATTTGACAATTGAAATTACTGAGTTACCTCCCCTCAAAAGGCATAAAGATTATCCAATGACTATTAATGTTGATGCAATTAGAGATATTAATCTTCTTGGGTATCGAGTATCCCTTGACGATGTAACACAAGGAAATAATTCCATCGGAAATATTTTATTGGTGATGCCGTATATTCATCAAATTAAATGGTCATATGTCCATGTTTTAAATCGGATTCCCAATGCTAGTATTGAAGGCTTAATTCAATTTTTAAATAAATTGAGCCATCAATTTGATTTGGAATTAGTTATTGAAGGGATTGAAGCATCGGAAATATCGGATTGGTTAGTAAAAAATAATATTACCAATCAACAAGGCTTCTTGTTTGCCAAACCAGCGGGTGTGGCGCCAATCAAGCTAATTTAA
- a CDS encoding SDR family NAD(P)-dependent oxidoreductase codes for MGTSGVEFAIAKSIANEDVQLILIRRNKEQAESAIKQINSNRNISYMLGDISSKIGLQSVLTEIKEKINHIEVLIDCAGVYPKSRQINIDINLRSHYFLDHALKNLLSNAEHPSIAIVTGMPKPIQKMPIWELQFNITLRGMWELTHKTLLVKLLAKELKVNNINVNAFFPGDVQSNLMKHSKTVKNTEVPVSYLALNPNMDNMNGKFIDNYGHIVPLSNGKYNTDIAKHRLSKYLMTEV; via the coding sequence GTGGGGACGTCAGGAGTTGAATTCGCAATCGCAAAAAGCATAGCAAATGAGGACGTTCAATTAATCCTAATCAGAAGAAACAAAGAACAAGCCGAATCAGCAATAAAACAAATAAATTCAAATAGAAATATTTCTTATATGTTAGGAGATATTAGTAGTAAAATTGGTTTACAATCAGTATTAACTGAAATCAAAGAAAAAATCAATCATATTGAGGTATTAATCGACTGCGCTGGTGTTTACCCTAAATCACGTCAAATAAACATTGACATTAATCTCAGATCACATTATTTTTTAGACCATGCCTTGAAAAACTTACTATCAAATGCAGAACATCCTAGCATTGCAATTGTAACCGGTATGCCTAAGCCTATTCAAAAAATGCCAATTTGGGAACTTCAATTTAATATCACACTACGTGGAATGTGGGAATTAACCCATAAAACCTTATTAGTGAAACTACTTGCCAAAGAATTAAAAGTTAATAACATTAATGTAAACGCATTTTTCCCCGGTGATGTACAAAGCAATTTAATGAAGCACTCGAAGACCGTAAAAAATACCGAAGTACCCGTATCATATCTAGCTTTAAATCCTAATATGGATAATATGAATGGTAAATTCATAGACAATTACGGTCATATCGTCCCATTAAGCAATGGTAAATATAACACTGATATTGCAAAGCACCGACTTTCAAAATATTTAATGACAGAAGTCTAG
- a CDS encoding LPXTG cell wall anchor domain-containing protein, whose protein sequence is MNPVTKTPVLPADPDINTPTKPFEPIVDIPRLSVYPKVQIPTMPIKPNIDNPNIPVNPEINVPTLPVVDTDNSDSNSDSDNNTNSVVNTIKTMLPKTSTQKLTFTGTEMLILMSLAGLIIWKKHK, encoded by the coding sequence GTGAACCCGGTAACAAAGACACCAGTGTTACCTGCAGATCCAGATATAAATACTCCTACTAAACCATTTGAACCAATAGTTGATATTCCACGTCTTTCAGTTTATCCAAAAGTTCAAATACCAACTATGCCAATAAAACCAAATATTGATAATCCAAATATTCCAGTTAATCCAGAAATAAATGTACCGACGTTACCAGTGGTTGATACTGACAATAGTGACTCAAATTCAGATTCTGATAATAACACCAATAGTGTTGTTAACACTATTAAAACGATGTTACCTAAGACTTCAACTCAAAAATTAACATTTACTGGAACTGAAATGTTAATTTTAATGTCATTAGCTGGATTGATTATCTGGAAGAAACACAAATAG